The Flammeovirga yaeyamensis genome segment ATATTGTTACTTCAACAATTTCAACAGCAAATGGAGAAACTATTATCGTTACTCATGATACAAACTTACCTCGTCCATATTCATTAGGCTTCCGTTTTCAAGGAACCAATGGTTTATGGCAACATGAAGATGGTTATGCTGCTGGACCAGGAGGTAATTTGATGCACATTGCTGGAAAATCAAAGGATCACCAATGGGATCAAGCGAAAGATTGGTTGGATAAATACGACCATCCAAGCTGGCAAAAATATGGAGAAACTGCAGAAGGAGCAGGCCATGGAGGTATGGACTTCTTTATTATGCATGAGTTTGTATTGTCCATCAAGAACAACATTGCCCCTCCAATGGATGCTTATGATGCAGCGGCTTGGTCAGCAATTACTCCTTTATCGGAAAGATCTATTGAAGAAGGCGGAGCAGTACAGCATTTCCCTGACTTCACTAGAGGAAAATGGTTTAAGAGAAAGCCCGTTTTCGGAAATAACGAACTTTATTTATAAACACATATATAAATTCTTCACAAAAGGGTATTGGTTTCAGCCGGTGCCCTTTTTTTAAATCAATACAAAACATGAAATCAATTTACTATCTATTATTCTTTGTAATGATGGGATGTTCTATTCCTAAATCGGGGGAGGTTTTAATAATTAACTTGGAAGAATATGGAATCCTCCCAAACCAAAATCAATCCATCACAAAAGAGATCAACCAAGTCATAAAGGATTTACCTGATCAACCTGTAGAATTAGTGTTTTCTAAAGGGTATTATCATTTTAGACCCAATAAAGAGTATCAGAAAGAATATTTCGAAACGAATACCTATGATGTTAACCCTAAAAATTTAGCAGTCTTTTTATCAAATAGAAAGGACATTACTATTAATGGACAAGGAAGTGAATTTATATTTCATGACCATATTCAGCCTTTCACTTTAGATAATTGTGAGAATGTTCAGCTTATCAATTTCTCTATCGATTGGGAGCAACCTTTAACTGCAGAAGGAAGAATCGTTTATTCTAATGAAAAAGATATTGTGTTAGAGATTGATCAGAAACAGTTTCCATATGAAGTTCAAAAAGATGGAATATTATTCAAAACAGCTAATTGGGAAGAGAAATGGAGGGTTTCAGGTGGTTCTTGGCTAATAGAATATACTCCCGATCAAATTATCCCAGCGAACACTGGAGATGCAGGTTCTGTTAAAGGTGATTTGAAAAATGTGGTTTATAATGATTTAGGAAATGGGCGTGTTCAGTTAAGTGGTGATTTTACTAAATATCCAACGGAAGGTAATTATTGGATTATGCGACATAGTACTCGTGACCATGCCGGTATTTTTAGTTTTCATAGTAAAAACGTTCACATTGAAAATGTGGATGTTTACCATACTGCAGGTCTAGGTATTCTTTTTCAATACACAGATAATGTTGTCATAAAAGACGTCAATATAGTACCTAACCCAAAGAAGAATCGATATTTATCAGGTCATGATGATGGCTTACATTTTATGGGTTGTAAAGGACATATTACTATTGATAATTATAAAGCAATGGGTTTAATGGATGACGCCATTAATATTCATGGAACCTATGTGCCAGTATCAAAAAGAGTGGACGATTACACTTTGATTTGTAATTATGCACATGACATGAGTAAAGGATTAATATGGGGGCAAAATGGTGATTCAATTAGTATAGTATTTAAAGAAAATATGAAAAGTGATCATATCAATACCCTAAAATCATTTGATGTATTGGATGATCAACGTTTCCAGCTTACTTTTAATGAGAAACTTCCTGAAGATGTTAGTTCTCAATATTCATTGGAAAACCTAACATGGACCCCTTCAGTATTGATTACAAATTCTTATGCTGGGAGTAATAGGGCAAGAGGTTATCTGATTTCAACACCCAAAAAAGTAGTTATAGAGAATAATGTTTTTCAGACAAGCGGTAGTGCAATTCTAATTGCCGGAGATGCAAATTATTGGTATGAGAGTGGTGCTGTGAAAGATGTGCTTATCAAAAACAATACTTTTGAAGCAGAATGTAATTCCTCAAATTATCAGTTTTGTAAGGCTATAATAAGCATTTACCCAGAAATTCCATCTGTTGATGAATCTTCTCTTTATCATCAAAATATACAAATTGTTGGCAATACATTTTCTCCTTCAGATAAAGCATTACTATATGCTATATCAGTAGATCATTTAAAATTTGAATCTAATATTATCAACAAAGGAAATGCTTTTATGCCATGGAGAAATGACTCCCCAGGATTTCATCTTATTGGATGTAAAAATGTGAGCATTAAAGAGAATGAGATAGATAAAGATGTATTGAGCAAATCATTGAAGATTGAAAAAATGCAAGTATCAGACTTATCTAATGTGCAATCAGAATTGAGTGAGAAAGTAATTTTGTGAAAATGCTTTTAAAGTAATTCCACAAAAAAAGAAAGAGGTTGTTCCATAACTAAATGGAACAACCTCTTTCAATATATAAATACTTTATATCTTAATGACTAAAGCTTTCTACTTCTTTTGGATCGTGTTTGTGCTTAAATGTAACCGCAAATAAGATGGCAACAACTAATGAATAAGCAGCAAATGCAAACCAAATGTTTGGCCAATCGCGTACACTATTTCCGTTTTCAGTAATGGTGAAGAATTTATCAATAACTACTCCGGAAACTGATGAACCTAAAACAGCACCAAAACCATTGGTCATCATCATAAATAAACCTTGAGCTGATGCTCTAATTTTTTCATCTGTTTGAGATTCCACATAAAGAGAACCAGAAATGTTG includes the following:
- a CDS encoding alpha-1,3-galactosidase-related protein, with amino-acid sequence MKSIYYLLFFVMMGCSIPKSGEVLIINLEEYGILPNQNQSITKEINQVIKDLPDQPVELVFSKGYYHFRPNKEYQKEYFETNTYDVNPKNLAVFLSNRKDITINGQGSEFIFHDHIQPFTLDNCENVQLINFSIDWEQPLTAEGRIVYSNEKDIVLEIDQKQFPYEVQKDGILFKTANWEEKWRVSGGSWLIEYTPDQIIPANTGDAGSVKGDLKNVVYNDLGNGRVQLSGDFTKYPTEGNYWIMRHSTRDHAGIFSFHSKNVHIENVDVYHTAGLGILFQYTDNVVIKDVNIVPNPKKNRYLSGHDDGLHFMGCKGHITIDNYKAMGLMDDAINIHGTYVPVSKRVDDYTLICNYAHDMSKGLIWGQNGDSISIVFKENMKSDHINTLKSFDVLDDQRFQLTFNEKLPEDVSSQYSLENLTWTPSVLITNSYAGSNRARGYLISTPKKVVIENNVFQTSGSAILIAGDANYWYESGAVKDVLIKNNTFEAECNSSNYQFCKAIISIYPEIPSVDESSLYHQNIQIVGNTFSPSDKALLYAISVDHLKFESNIINKGNAFMPWRNDSPGFHLIGCKNVSIKENEIDKDVLSKSLKIEKMQVSDLSNVQSELSEKVIL